The following proteins are co-located in the Streptomyces sp. DT2A-34 genome:
- a CDS encoding alpha-L-arabinofuranosidase C-terminal domain-containing protein — MSRTRTRWRLGLTATAFLVAAGLVPAPAHAEDVTDYAITVDPATKGAKIDDTMYGVFFEDINRAADGGLYAELVQNRSFEYSTDDNRSYTPLTSWTVDGTAQVVNDAGRLNERNRNYLSLGAASSVTNAGYNTGIRVEAGKKYDFSVWARAESGTTLTVSLQDADGTLATARQVAVTKSGWAKYTATFTATRTSSDGRLTVGSSAAAALDMVSLFPRDTYKNQPNGLRKDLAEKVAALHPGFLRFPGGCLVNTDSMEDYSESSNWQRKRSYQWKDTIGPVEERATNANFWGYNQSYGLGYYEYFRFAEDIGAMPLPVVPALVTGCGQNKAVDDEALLKRHIQDALDLIEFANGPVTSTWGKKRAQMGHPKPFHLTHIGVGNEENLPVEFMARFKQFRAAIVAKYPEITVVSNSGPDDAGQTFDTAWQLNRENKVDMVDEHYYNSPQWFLQNNDRYDSYDRSGPKVFLGEYASWGNAFKNGLAEAAFMTGLERNADVVKLASYAPLFANEDYVQWSPDMVWFNNHASWNSANYEVQKLFMNNVGDRVVPSKATGTPSLMGPITGAVGLSTWATSAAYDDVSVTDADGKTLLSDDFSGDASKWTHTGGGSWSIQDGQYVQTDAAAEDTMVSAGDPTWHDYDLHAKATKKSGKEGFLVAFGVKDTGNYYWWNLGGWNNTQSAVEQAVDGGKSTLISKAGTIETGRTYDIDIKVRGRQVTLYLDGQEWGSFTDDKPAEPFRQVVTKDAKTGDLIVKVVNAQSSAARTAIDLGGAKVASKARVTTLSADPNAVNSETETPVAPVTSTFSGVADEFTYTFPANSITFLRIKQR, encoded by the coding sequence ATGTCACGCACGCGCACCCGTTGGAGACTGGGTCTGACGGCGACCGCCTTCCTGGTGGCCGCCGGTCTCGTCCCGGCTCCCGCCCACGCCGAGGACGTCACCGACTACGCCATCACCGTCGACCCCGCCACCAAGGGCGCGAAGATCGACGACACGATGTACGGCGTCTTCTTCGAGGACATCAACCGGGCCGCGGACGGCGGTCTGTACGCCGAGCTCGTGCAGAACCGGTCCTTCGAGTACTCCACGGACGACAACCGGTCGTACACGCCGCTCACCTCCTGGACGGTCGACGGCACCGCACAGGTCGTGAACGATGCCGGCCGGCTCAACGAGCGCAACCGCAACTACCTTTCCCTGGGCGCCGCTTCGTCCGTCACGAACGCCGGCTACAACACCGGCATCCGAGTCGAGGCGGGCAAGAAGTACGACTTCTCGGTGTGGGCCCGCGCCGAGAGCGGTACGACCCTGACCGTCTCGTTGCAGGACGCCGACGGCACTCTCGCCACCGCTCGCCAGGTGGCCGTGACCAAGAGCGGCTGGGCCAAGTACACCGCCACCTTCACCGCGACCCGCACCAGCAGCGACGGCCGCCTCACCGTGGGCTCCTCCGCCGCGGCCGCCCTCGACATGGTGTCCCTCTTCCCGCGCGACACGTACAAGAACCAGCCCAACGGCCTGCGCAAGGACCTCGCCGAGAAGGTCGCGGCCCTCCACCCCGGCTTCCTGCGCTTCCCCGGCGGCTGTCTGGTCAACACGGACTCCATGGAGGACTACAGCGAGTCCTCCAACTGGCAGCGCAAGCGCTCCTACCAGTGGAAGGACACCATCGGCCCGGTCGAGGAGCGCGCCACCAACGCCAACTTCTGGGGCTACAACCAGTCCTACGGACTCGGCTACTACGAGTACTTCCGCTTCGCCGAGGACATCGGCGCCATGCCGCTGCCCGTCGTCCCGGCCCTGGTGACCGGCTGCGGCCAGAACAAGGCCGTCGACGACGAGGCCCTGCTCAAGCGGCACATCCAGGACGCCCTCGACCTCATCGAGTTCGCCAACGGTCCGGTGACCTCGACCTGGGGCAAGAAGCGGGCCCAGATGGGCCACCCGAAGCCCTTCCACCTCACGCACATCGGGGTCGGCAACGAGGAGAACCTGCCGGTCGAGTTCATGGCCCGGTTCAAGCAGTTCCGCGCCGCCATCGTGGCGAAGTACCCCGAGATCACCGTCGTCTCCAACTCCGGTCCGGACGACGCGGGTCAGACCTTCGACACGGCCTGGCAGCTCAACCGTGAGAACAAGGTCGACATGGTCGACGAGCACTACTACAACAGCCCGCAGTGGTTCCTGCAGAACAACGACCGCTACGACTCCTACGACCGCAGCGGCCCGAAGGTCTTCCTCGGCGAGTACGCCTCCTGGGGCAACGCCTTCAAGAACGGCCTCGCCGAAGCCGCCTTCATGACCGGCCTGGAGCGCAACGCCGACGTCGTCAAACTCGCCTCCTACGCACCGCTGTTCGCCAACGAGGACTATGTGCAGTGGAGCCCCGACATGGTGTGGTTCAACAACCACGCCTCCTGGAACTCCGCCAACTACGAGGTCCAGAAGCTGTTCATGAACAACGTCGGCGACCGGGTGGTCCCCTCCAAGGCCACCGGAACGCCGTCACTGATGGGCCCGATCACCGGTGCGGTCGGCCTGTCGACGTGGGCGACCAGTGCGGCGTACGACGATGTGTCGGTCACGGACGCCGACGGCAAGACGCTGCTCAGCGACGACTTCTCCGGTGACGCCTCCAAGTGGACACACACCGGCGGCGGCAGCTGGAGCATCCAGGACGGGCAGTACGTCCAGACGGACGCGGCCGCCGAGGACACGATGGTCTCGGCCGGCGACCCGACCTGGCACGACTACGACCTGCACGCGAAGGCCACCAAGAAGTCCGGCAAGGAGGGCTTCCTCGTCGCCTTCGGCGTCAAGGACACCGGCAACTACTACTGGTGGAACCTGGGCGGCTGGAACAACACCCAGTCCGCCGTCGAGCAGGCCGTGGACGGCGGCAAGTCGACGCTGATCTCCAAGGCCGGGACGATCGAGACGGGCCGCACCTACGACATCGACATCAAGGTGCGCGGCCGCCAGGTCACCCTGTACCTCGACGGCCAGGAGTGGGGCAGCTTCACCGACGACAAGCCGGCCGAGCCGTTCCGCCAGGTCGTCACCAAGGACGCGAAGACGGGTGACCTGATCGTCAAGGTCGTCAACGCCCAGTCGTCGGCGGCCCGTACCGCGATCGACCTGGGCGGCGCGAAGGTCGCGTCCAAGGCCCGGGTGACGACCCTGTCCGCCGACCCGAACGCCGTGAACAGCGAGACGGAGACGCCGGTCGCGCCGGTGACGTCCACTTTCTCGGGGGTCGCGGACGAGTTCACGTACACCTTCCCGGCGAACTCGATCACCTTCCTGCGGATCAAGCAGAGGTAG
- a CDS encoding TOPRIM nucleotidyl transferase/hydrolase domain-containing protein, translating into MADMRAFRDEVRGWAAGGPGGAASDLAVRLRVRTAVLLEGPSDLAAVEALAARRGRDLAAEGVCVVPMGGAMSVGRYAGLLGPSGLGLRLAGLCDEGEQRFYDRALKRVRAASHSAFFVCVRDLEDELIRALGTARVEEIVRTEGDLRAWQTFLRQPAQHGRPRQQQLRRFLGTKKGRKIRYGHLLVEALEPEQVPAPLDDLLASL; encoded by the coding sequence ATGGCGGACATGCGAGCGTTCCGGGACGAGGTCCGTGGCTGGGCGGCCGGTGGTCCCGGCGGGGCGGCGAGTGACCTGGCTGTGCGGCTGAGGGTGCGGACGGCGGTGCTGCTGGAAGGCCCGAGTGACCTCGCGGCCGTCGAGGCGCTGGCCGCACGGCGTGGCCGGGACCTGGCCGCCGAGGGGGTGTGCGTCGTGCCGATGGGCGGGGCGATGAGCGTCGGCCGTTACGCCGGCCTTCTCGGGCCGTCCGGCCTCGGTCTGCGCCTGGCAGGACTGTGCGACGAGGGCGAGCAGCGCTTCTACGACCGCGCCCTGAAGCGGGTCCGGGCGGCGTCGCACTCGGCGTTCTTCGTGTGCGTGCGGGACCTCGAGGACGAGCTGATTCGCGCGCTGGGCACGGCAAGGGTCGAGGAGATCGTCCGGACCGAGGGCGACCTGCGCGCCTGGCAGACCTTCCTGCGCCAGCCCGCACAGCACGGCCGGCCCCGGCAGCAGCAGTTGCGGCGCTTCCTCGGCACGAAGAAGGGCCGCAAGATCCGCTACGGCCACCTCCTCGTCGAGGCCCTGGAGCCCGAACAGGTACCGGCGCCCCTCGACGACCTCCTTGCGAGCCTGTGA
- a CDS encoding VOC family protein, with protein sequence MALRPVHVIIKALDASAVGRFWAEALGWSAYSPGVTTYVGPGGGLVWPDPVVVGIDVVPVPEPKTTTKNRVHLDLATTSAAHQAELVARLKALGAAPAHMGQGDVPWTVLADPEGNEFCVLEPREVYRDTGPIAAVVVDCADPRAMARFWGEAMDWALHEVTDDHAVLRSAKGVGPFLEFLRTPDVKTVPDRVHLDLLPYPGDDKAAEVARLRALGATDLDLGQGDVPWTCLTDPEGHEFCVLAPS encoded by the coding sequence ATGGCACTGCGACCTGTTCATGTGATCATCAAGGCTCTTGATGCCTCGGCGGTCGGCCGGTTCTGGGCGGAGGCGCTCGGCTGGAGTGCCTACAGCCCCGGCGTGACCACCTACGTGGGACCCGGCGGCGGCCTCGTTTGGCCGGACCCGGTCGTCGTCGGCATCGACGTCGTTCCCGTCCCGGAACCCAAGACGACGACAAAGAACCGTGTGCACCTCGATCTCGCCACCACCTCTGCGGCGCATCAGGCGGAGCTGGTCGCGCGCCTGAAGGCTCTCGGTGCGGCGCCCGCCCACATGGGCCAGGGCGACGTGCCGTGGACGGTCCTCGCCGACCCGGAGGGCAACGAGTTCTGCGTGCTGGAGCCTCGGGAGGTCTACCGGGACACCGGGCCGATCGCCGCGGTGGTGGTCGACTGCGCGGATCCGCGGGCCATGGCCCGGTTCTGGGGTGAGGCGATGGACTGGGCGTTGCACGAGGTGACCGACGATCATGCGGTGCTGCGCTCCGCCAAGGGTGTCGGCCCGTTTCTCGAGTTCCTCCGCACGCCCGACGTGAAGACCGTGCCGGACCGCGTCCATCTCGACCTGCTGCCGTACCCCGGTGACGACAAGGCGGCGGAGGTGGCCCGGCTGCGAGCCCTCGGCGCCACCGACCTCGACCTCGGCCAGGGCGACGTCCCGTGGACATGCCTGACCGACCCGGAGGGCCACGAGTTCTGCGTCCTCGCGCCGTCCTGA
- the argC gene encoding N-acetyl-gamma-glutamyl-phosphate reductase yields the protein MAVRAAVAGASGYAGGELLRLLLAHPEVEIGALTGHSNAGQRLGALQPHLLPLADRVLQETTAEVLAGHDVVFLALPHGQSAAVAEQLGPDVLVVDMGADFRLENAGDWETFYGSPHAGTWPYGLPELPGGRAALEGSKRIAVPGCYPTAVSLALFPAYAAGLAVPEAVIVAASGTSGAGKAPKPHLLGSEVMGSMSPYGVGGGHRHTPEMIQNLSAAAGETVSVSFTPTLAPMPRGILATCTASARPGVTADSVRAAYEKAFADEPFVHLLPEGQWPATASVYGSNAVQVQVAYDAAANRIIAISAIDNLTKGTAGGAVQSMNIALGLDETTGLTTIGVAP from the coding sequence ATGGCGGTACGTGCGGCAGTGGCCGGAGCGAGTGGATACGCGGGCGGGGAACTGCTGCGTCTGCTCCTGGCACACCCCGAGGTCGAGATCGGCGCCCTGACCGGTCACTCGAACGCGGGCCAGCGGCTCGGTGCGCTCCAGCCGCACCTGCTGCCCCTCGCCGACCGTGTTCTCCAGGAGACCACGGCCGAGGTGCTGGCCGGGCACGACGTCGTCTTCCTCGCCCTGCCCCACGGCCAGTCCGCCGCCGTCGCCGAGCAGCTCGGCCCGGATGTGCTGGTCGTCGACATGGGGGCCGACTTCCGGCTGGAGAACGCCGGCGACTGGGAGACGTTCTACGGCTCCCCGCACGCCGGCACCTGGCCCTACGGCCTTCCCGAGCTGCCGGGTGGCCGCGCCGCGCTGGAGGGGTCCAAGCGCATCGCGGTCCCCGGCTGCTACCCGACCGCCGTCTCGCTCGCCCTCTTCCCGGCCTACGCCGCCGGCCTCGCCGTGCCCGAGGCCGTGATCGTCGCCGCCTCCGGCACCTCCGGCGCGGGCAAGGCGCCCAAGCCGCATCTGCTGGGCAGCGAGGTCATGGGCTCCATGTCGCCGTACGGCGTCGGCGGCGGCCACCGGCACACGCCCGAGATGATCCAGAACCTCAGCGCGGCGGCCGGTGAAACCGTGAGCGTCTCCTTCACGCCGACCCTCGCGCCGATGCCCCGCGGCATCCTCGCCACGTGCACCGCGAGCGCACGCCCCGGCGTCACGGCGGACTCCGTCCGTGCCGCCTACGAGAAGGCCTTCGCCGACGAGCCCTTCGTCCACCTCCTCCCGGAGGGACAGTGGCCCGCCACGGCGTCCGTCTACGGTTCGAACGCCGTTCAGGTGCAGGTCGCGTACGACGCCGCCGCGAACCGCATCATCGCGATCAGCGCCATCGACAACCTGACCAAGGGCACCGCGGGCGGTGCCGTCCAGAGCATGAACATCGCCCTGGGTCTCGACGAGACCACCGGCCTTACGACGATCGGAGTCGCGCCGTGA
- the argJ gene encoding bifunctional glutamate N-acetyltransferase/amino-acid acetyltransferase ArgJ encodes MSVTAAKGFTAAGIAAGIKENGNPDLALVVNTGPRRSAAGVFTSNRVKAAPVLWSEQALKGGQVSAVVLNSGGANACTGPKGFQDTHATAEKVAEVLGRGAIEVAVCSTGLIGVLLPMDKLLPGVETAAAQLSEHGGEKAAIAIKTTDTVHKTSVVTKDGWTVGGMAKGAGMLAPGLATMLVVLTTDAALDSDVLDKALRAATKVTFDRVDSDGCMSTNDTVLLLASGAAEVTPEYEEFAEAVRAVCDDLGQQLIRDAEGASKDIKVEVINAATEDDAVEVGRSIARNNLLKCAIHGEDPNWGRVLSAIGTTSAAFEPDQLNVAINGVWVCKNGGVGEDREKVDMRYREVHIVADLAAGSETATIWTNDLTADYVHENSAYSS; translated from the coding sequence GTGAGTGTGACGGCAGCAAAGGGATTCACGGCCGCGGGCATCGCGGCCGGAATCAAGGAGAACGGCAACCCGGACCTGGCCCTCGTGGTCAACACCGGGCCCCGCCGATCCGCCGCGGGCGTCTTCACCTCCAACCGCGTCAAGGCCGCGCCGGTGCTGTGGTCCGAGCAGGCCCTGAAGGGCGGTCAGGTCTCCGCCGTCGTCCTCAACTCCGGTGGCGCCAACGCCTGTACGGGACCCAAGGGCTTCCAGGACACCCACGCCACCGCCGAGAAGGTGGCCGAGGTGCTCGGCCGCGGCGCCATCGAGGTCGCCGTCTGCTCGACCGGCCTCATCGGTGTGCTGCTGCCCATGGACAAGCTGCTCCCCGGTGTCGAGACCGCCGCCGCCCAGCTCTCCGAGCACGGCGGCGAGAAGGCCGCCATCGCCATCAAGACCACCGACACCGTCCACAAGACGTCCGTCGTGACCAAGGACGGCTGGACCGTGGGCGGGATGGCGAAGGGCGCCGGCATGCTCGCGCCCGGCCTCGCCACGATGCTCGTCGTCCTCACCACCGACGCCGCCCTCGACAGCGACGTACTGGACAAGGCGCTGCGCGCCGCCACCAAGGTCACCTTCGACCGCGTCGACTCCGACGGCTGCATGTCCACCAACGACACCGTGCTGCTGCTCGCCTCGGGCGCGGCCGAAGTCACCCCGGAGTACGAGGAGTTCGCCGAGGCCGTACGGGCCGTCTGCGACGACCTCGGGCAGCAGCTGATCCGGGACGCCGAGGGCGCCAGCAAGGACATCAAGGTCGAGGTGATCAACGCCGCGACCGAGGACGACGCCGTCGAGGTGGGCCGCTCCATCGCCCGCAACAACCTCCTCAAGTGCGCCATCCACGGCGAGGACCCCAACTGGGGCCGCGTGCTCTCCGCGATCGGCACCACCTCCGCCGCCTTCGAGCCGGACCAGCTCAACGTGGCCATCAACGGCGTCTGGGTGTGCAAGAACGGCGGTGTCGGCGAGGACCGCGAGAAGGTCGACATGCGCTACCGCGAGGTGCACATCGTCGCCGACCTCGCCGCCGGCTCCGAGACCGCCACCATCTGGACCAACGACCTCACCGCCGACTACGTCCACGAGAACAGCGCCTACTCCTCATGA
- the argB gene encoding acetylglutamate kinase: MSTTRKHTALPKAQILIEALPWLVRHNGKTVVIKFGGNAMIDEDLKAAFAQDVVFLHHAGLKPVVVHGGGPQISAALDQHGIVSEFKAGLRVTTEDAMDVVRMVLAGQVQRELVGLLNQHGPLAVGLTGEDAHTITATKHQPEIDGELVDIGRVGEITAIDTGAIEALLADGRIPVVSSIARSQDDGHVYNVNADTAAAALAAALGAETLMVLTDVEGLYEDWPHSDEVISRLTASQLEKLLPELSSGMVPKMEGCLHAVRNGVTTARVIDGRVQHSILLEIFTDEGIGTMVVPDAQEGDDAV; the protein is encoded by the coding sequence ATGAGCACTACGCGTAAGCACACCGCGCTCCCCAAGGCCCAGATCCTCATCGAGGCGCTGCCCTGGCTGGTCCGGCACAACGGCAAGACCGTCGTCATCAAGTTCGGCGGCAACGCCATGATCGACGAGGACCTGAAGGCCGCGTTCGCCCAGGACGTCGTCTTCCTGCACCACGCCGGCCTCAAGCCCGTCGTCGTGCACGGCGGCGGACCGCAGATCAGCGCCGCCCTCGACCAGCACGGCATCGTCAGCGAGTTCAAGGCGGGCCTGCGCGTCACCACCGAGGACGCCATGGACGTCGTACGGATGGTGCTGGCCGGGCAGGTCCAGCGCGAGCTCGTCGGGCTCCTCAACCAGCACGGCCCGCTGGCCGTGGGCCTCACCGGCGAGGACGCGCACACCATCACCGCCACCAAGCACCAGCCCGAGATCGACGGCGAGTTGGTCGACATCGGGCGGGTCGGCGAGATCACCGCGATCGACACGGGCGCCATCGAGGCCCTGCTCGCCGACGGCCGCATCCCGGTCGTCTCGTCGATCGCCCGTAGCCAGGACGACGGACATGTCTACAACGTCAATGCTGATACGGCGGCTGCGGCACTCGCTGCTGCGCTGGGCGCCGAAACCCTCATGGTCCTCACCGACGTCGAGGGCCTCTACGAGGACTGGCCCCACAGCGACGAGGTGATCAGCCGCCTCACCGCTTCCCAACTGGAGAAGCTGCTGCCGGAGTTGAGCTCCGGCATGGTGCCGAAGATGGAGGGCTGCCTGCACGCCGTACGCAACGGCGTCACCACCGCCCGCGTCATCGACGGCCGGGTCCAGCACTCGATCCTGCTGGAGATCTTCACCGACGAAGGCATCGGCACGATGGTCGTGCCGGACGCGCAAGAGGGGGACGACGCCGTATGA
- a CDS encoding acetylornithine transaminase, with translation MTGNQELTQRWQGSLMNNYGTPRLPLVRGEGLKVWDADGKRYIDFVGGIATNALGHAHPAIVEAVSKQIASLGHVSNLFMAEPTIALAERLLQLFGRDGKVFFCNSGAEANEAAFKIGRLTGRTHIVATEGGFHGRTMGALALTGQPAKQEPFLPLPGDVTHVPYGDAQALAAAVTEETALVIIEPLQGENGVVVPPAGYLKAARAITAANGSLLVLDEVQTGIGRTGNWFEYQAHEGVLPDIVTLAKQLGGGLPLGATVAFGRAAELLQPGHHGTTFGGNPVACAAGLAVVDTIANDGLLENVKRQSEKLRDGIEALGHPLIDYVRGAGLLLGIVLTEPHAAKVQQAAQDAGFLVNAPAPDVVRLMPPLNLGDDEVEALLQALPGILDVADGDG, from the coding sequence ATGACCGGGAATCAGGAGCTCACCCAGCGGTGGCAGGGCTCGCTCATGAACAACTACGGCACCCCGCGGCTCCCTCTCGTACGCGGTGAGGGGCTCAAGGTCTGGGATGCCGACGGGAAGCGGTACATCGACTTCGTCGGCGGCATCGCGACCAACGCGCTCGGCCACGCGCACCCCGCGATCGTCGAGGCCGTGAGCAAGCAGATCGCGTCCCTCGGGCACGTCTCCAACCTCTTCATGGCGGAGCCGACGATCGCCCTCGCCGAACGGCTGCTCCAGCTCTTCGGCCGGGACGGCAAGGTCTTCTTCTGCAACTCCGGCGCCGAGGCCAACGAGGCCGCGTTCAAGATCGGCCGACTGACCGGGCGGACCCACATCGTCGCCACCGAGGGCGGCTTCCACGGCCGCACCATGGGTGCCCTCGCGCTCACCGGCCAGCCGGCCAAGCAGGAGCCGTTCCTGCCGCTGCCGGGCGATGTCACGCATGTGCCGTACGGCGACGCGCAGGCGCTGGCCGCGGCGGTGACCGAGGAGACGGCCCTGGTGATCATCGAGCCGCTCCAGGGCGAGAACGGCGTCGTCGTGCCGCCGGCCGGCTATCTGAAGGCCGCGCGGGCGATCACCGCCGCCAACGGCTCGCTGCTCGTCCTCGACGAGGTGCAGACCGGCATCGGCCGTACCGGGAACTGGTTCGAGTACCAGGCCCACGAAGGCGTGCTGCCCGACATCGTCACGCTCGCCAAGCAGCTCGGCGGCGGGCTGCCGCTGGGTGCGACGGTCGCCTTCGGGCGGGCCGCGGAGCTGCTGCAGCCCGGTCACCACGGGACGACCTTCGGCGGCAACCCCGTCGCGTGCGCCGCTGGGCTGGCGGTTGTGGACACCATCGCGAACGACGGGTTGCTGGAGAACGTCAAGCGGCAGAGCGAGAAGTTGCGCGACGGGATCGAGGCGCTGGGCCACCCGTTGATCGACTATGTCCGGGGCGCGGGACTGCTCCTGGGTATCGTGCTCACCGAGCCGCACGCCGCCAAGGTGCAGCAGGCGGCTCAGGACGCCGGTTTCCTGGTGAACGCGCCCGCCCCCGATGTCGTACGGCTCATGCCGCCGCTGAACCTCGGCGACGACGAAGTGGAGGCGCTTCTTCAGGCGCTGCCCGGCATCCTTGACGTGGCCGACGGGGACGGATGA
- a CDS encoding arginine repressor → MSQAQDHEHNGAAGPAVPQTRTARHRRIVDILNRQPVRSQSQLAKLLADDGLSVTQATLSRDLDELNAVKIRNNEGDLIYAVPSEGGFRTPRAPLGESAKEERMRRLSQELLISAEASANLVVLRTPPGAAQFLASAIDQAELQDILGTIAGDDTLLLISRNPTGGQALADHLLRLAQNGH, encoded by the coding sequence ATGAGCCAGGCGCAGGACCACGAGCACAACGGGGCCGCCGGGCCTGCCGTGCCGCAGACGCGCACCGCCCGCCACCGCCGGATCGTGGACATCCTCAACCGGCAACCCGTGCGGTCGCAGAGCCAGTTGGCGAAGCTGCTCGCCGACGACGGGTTGAGCGTCACGCAGGCGACGCTCTCCCGGGATCTGGATGAGCTCAATGCGGTGAAGATCCGCAACAACGAGGGCGATCTCATCTACGCGGTGCCGAGCGAGGGCGGTTTTCGTACGCCTCGGGCGCCGCTGGGGGAGTCGGCCAAGGAGGAGCGGATGCGGCGGTTGTCGCAGGAGCTGCTCATCTCCGCGGAGGCTTCTGCGAATCTCGTGGTCCTGCGGACCCCTCCGGGGGCGGCGCAGTTCTTGGCCTCGGCCATTGATCAGGCCGAGCTGCAGGACATTTTGGGGACCATTGCCGGTGACGACACGTTGCTGTTGATCAGCCGGAATCCTACGGGGGGTCAGGCCTTGGCCGATCATCTGTTGCGGTTGGCCCAGAACGGGCACTGA
- a CDS encoding FAD:protein FMN transferase: protein MGTVFSFDVRGGEPRAVESALEEAVAGLHRVDEVFSTYRDDSQVSLLARGELTVERCDPEVSEVLELGAEAERLSEGWFSTSYEGRLDPTGIVKGWSVERAARRLAQVPGVSGVSVNGGGDVQLLGVPGAQRPWRVGVSDPLRPGGLAAVISAAGLDELAVATSGTAERGAHIVDPRTGRSAVTDLVAVTVVAPHLTWADCWATAAFAMGSRQGLRWLESLPEVEALLITAGDEVRCTGGLASRLG from the coding sequence ATGGGGACGGTCTTCTCCTTCGACGTCCGCGGCGGGGAACCCCGTGCCGTCGAGTCGGCACTGGAAGAGGCGGTCGCCGGACTGCACCGGGTCGACGAGGTGTTCAGCACCTACCGCGACGACAGCCAGGTCTCCCTGCTGGCGCGCGGCGAGCTGACCGTCGAGCGGTGCGATCCGGAGGTCTCCGAGGTGCTCGAACTGGGCGCCGAGGCGGAGCGGCTCAGCGAGGGCTGGTTCAGCACGTCGTACGAGGGCCGCCTCGACCCGACCGGCATCGTCAAGGGCTGGTCCGTCGAACGCGCGGCCCGCCGCCTCGCGCAGGTCCCCGGCGTGAGCGGCGTCAGCGTCAACGGCGGCGGCGACGTCCAGCTGCTGGGCGTGCCGGGCGCACAGCGCCCCTGGCGCGTAGGCGTCTCCGACCCCCTGCGCCCGGGCGGCCTCGCGGCCGTCATCTCCGCCGCCGGCCTGGACGAACTGGCGGTGGCCACCTCCGGCACGGCGGAGCGGGGCGCGCACATCGTCGACCCCCGCACCGGCCGCTCCGCGGTGACGGACCTGGTGGCGGTGACCGTGGTGGCCCCGCACCTGACCTGGGCGGACTGCTGGGCGACGGCGGCTTTCGCGATGGGTTCGCGGCAGGGTCTGCGCTGGCTGGAGTCGTTGCCTGAGGTGGAGGCGCTCTTGATCACGGCGGGGGATGAGGTCCGCTGCACAGGAGGCTTGGCCTCTCGACTCGGGTGA
- a CDS encoding FMN-binding protein, whose amino-acid sequence MRKSHPIRRVVLAGAATVSGIVLLLSLKPATDPASAAAGGTAPPAAASPQGGAQAAGTGTFTGDAAETQYGAVQVRLTVANGKITQAEAVQAPKGGQSDQITANAVPKLNQAAVAAQSADIDAVSGATYTSAGYKESLQSAVDKAKASAGSQGSGAAQAATVTGDAVQTQYGAVQVRITVNGGKITKAETVQAPKGGRSDQVTANAVPKLNQAAVAAGTADIDAVSGATYTSAGYKESLQSALDQAGG is encoded by the coding sequence ATGAGGAAGAGTCACCCCATCCGGCGTGTCGTGCTGGCCGGCGCGGCCACCGTGTCCGGGATCGTGCTGCTGCTGTCGCTGAAGCCGGCGACCGACCCGGCCTCCGCGGCGGCGGGCGGCACGGCACCACCCGCGGCGGCGTCACCCCAGGGCGGCGCCCAGGCGGCCGGAACCGGCACCTTCACCGGTGACGCGGCAGAGACCCAGTACGGGGCCGTGCAGGTGCGGCTGACCGTGGCCAACGGGAAGATCACCCAGGCAGAGGCCGTGCAGGCCCCCAAGGGCGGCCAGAGCGACCAGATCACGGCGAACGCCGTACCCAAGCTCAACCAGGCGGCGGTCGCCGCGCAGAGCGCCGACATCGACGCGGTGTCGGGAGCGACGTACACCAGCGCCGGCTACAAGGAATCGCTCCAGTCGGCGGTGGACAAGGCCAAGGCGAGCGCCGGTTCGCAGGGTTCGGGCGCCGCCCAGGCGGCCACGGTCACCGGCGATGCCGTCCAGACCCAGTACGGCGCGGTCCAGGTCCGCATCACCGTCAACGGCGGAAAGATCACCAAGGCCGAGACCGTCCAGGCCCCCAAGGGCGGCCGGAGCGACCAGGTCACCGCCAACGCCGTACCCAAGCTCAACCAAGCCGCCGTAGCGGCCGGCACCGCCGACATCGACGCCGTCTCCGGAGCCACGTACACCAGCGCCGGCTACAAGGAATCCCTCCAGTCGGCCCTGGACCAGGCCGGTGGCTGA